From the Lancefieldella sp. Marseille-Q7238 genome, one window contains:
- a CDS encoding phage holin family protein, translated as MNRRSFLLTWFTTAIATLVAVAIVPGMSVVGGNWAGPIAFALVLAFLNASIKPIIKILSLPITLLTLGIFSLVINAFMLELASFLSRHVFLNGVLIDGFGAALLGSIVIALVSSFVSGVVGSD; from the coding sequence ATGAACAGAAGAAGTTTTCTCTTAACATGGTTCACCACGGCCATTGCAACGCTCGTGGCTGTTGCTATTGTCCCGGGCATGTCAGTTGTCGGCGGAAACTGGGCGGGACCTATCGCTTTCGCGCTCGTACTGGCTTTTCTCAATGCCTCTATCAAACCTATCATCAAGATTTTGTCCCTTCCCATTACGCTGCTGACCCTGGGGATATTCTCCCTCGTTATCAACGCGTTCATGCTTGAGCTTGCCAGCTTTTTGTCGCGTCATGTGTTTTTAAACGGCGTGCTCATTGACGGTTTCGGCGCGGCGCTTTTGGGCTCTATCGTGATTGCGCTTGTCAGCTCTTTTGTTTCGGGAGTTGTGGGCTCAGACTAG
- a CDS encoding Mbeg1-like protein, whose product MPNVVDYLKWRGDLSFSERPFNDVDNLVLSLLAYMGFDGIVFSERSKKTISLETACAKMIRRIKKDPSLVTGLSRVDATFLEALKNAPRFAEARLGNYVNQIDSDKNMQFAALTVYLPSGQRYVSYRGTDGTLVGWRENLDLSFKVTEADKRAALYLENCVREYLKDTPEPHDACILVGGHSKGGNLASYAASVLPKELLPYLDRVWSNDGPNMCPGTVSHTAHDVLGKKYIRLLPNFSVVGMIFNDAETPMTIVQSSENSVMAHDAVSWQVECDHFVTCSDFTSECKHINEAFTSWYTSLPLEYRESMTNDLFDALMAGGAVYFSDITSSSASLRAVLTALMNTDRRTWSVFADLFATLVSASASTFREQINFAQRFSQSTDSEKNKLPQRAHKRTGAH is encoded by the coding sequence ATGCCAAACGTAGTCGACTATCTGAAATGGCGTGGAGACCTTTCCTTTTCTGAGCGGCCTTTCAATGACGTGGACAACCTGGTGCTCTCCCTTCTCGCCTACATGGGCTTTGACGGCATCGTCTTTTCCGAGCGTTCAAAGAAAACAATTTCTCTTGAGACAGCCTGCGCGAAGATGATAAGGCGCATCAAAAAAGATCCAAGCCTTGTGACAGGTCTCTCCCGTGTTGATGCAACGTTTCTTGAGGCGCTTAAGAACGCTCCTCGTTTCGCTGAAGCGCGACTCGGCAACTATGTCAACCAAATCGATTCCGATAAAAACATGCAATTTGCCGCACTGACGGTATACCTTCCTTCAGGACAGCGCTATGTCTCCTATCGAGGTACCGATGGCACCCTTGTGGGATGGCGAGAAAATCTTGATTTGAGCTTCAAGGTGACCGAAGCGGATAAGCGAGCCGCCCTATACCTTGAAAACTGCGTGCGAGAATACCTAAAAGATACGCCAGAGCCACACGATGCTTGCATACTTGTCGGCGGGCACTCAAAAGGAGGCAACCTCGCAAGCTACGCCGCAAGCGTGCTTCCAAAAGAACTTCTTCCGTACCTTGACAGAGTCTGGAGTAACGATGGTCCCAATATGTGTCCGGGCACCGTCTCTCATACCGCTCATGACGTGCTCGGCAAAAAATATATCCGGCTGCTTCCCAACTTCAGTGTGGTCGGAATGATCTTCAACGACGCTGAAACGCCTATGACTATCGTTCAAAGTTCCGAAAACAGCGTAATGGCGCATGACGCCGTCTCCTGGCAGGTAGAGTGTGATCATTTTGTCACCTGCAGTGATTTCACATCCGAATGCAAACATATCAATGAAGCGTTTACCTCGTGGTATACAAGCCTTCCGTTGGAGTACCGCGAATCCATGACCAATGACCTCTTTGACGCCCTGATGGCTGGAGGAGCCGTCTATTTCAGCGACATCACGTCATCGTCCGCATCGCTCAGAGCCGTTCTCACAGCGCTCATGAATACCGACCGGCGCACCTGGTCCGTCTTTGCAGATTTGTTTGCCACCCTTGTTTCAGCTTCCGCTTCGACCTTTAGAGAGCAGATAAACTTCGCTCAGCGCTTCTCGCAATCAACCGACAGCGAGAAGAACAAGCTCCCCCAAAGAGCTCACAAGCGCACAGGAGCACACTAG
- a CDS encoding PD-(D/E)XK nuclease family protein, with protein MACTLVSTTSGSIVNKPVKEALVASIERCGRAVLLVDTPDAKRTALKLLASDPMLSLGLCVVSLSEWAKELWNLFGDGRQVISKEARLLLIHEALDTFEAQELKPLDVGTGTLKAIETIARNYLPCVNACDDARGFTVGQQRVLAVLERYLDLVHQHGMLEQSESYALLVEALPKAYCALQSVVVSGVENLSPAEEAFLSALAQTMDVHIILSTPDNYAGDANRAYLKRLSDKLRADLVFVDDDSEKHDVEIEALLHTIFRPRQNVQKPQGKVVLLSPAGILAKSNLIVEHVQNLIAQGAQNIGIYAPYPNEAWEELAPRLAARGIFAKGCVRQSVVGSQAGRAFLSLVKTVLRLQRLSESWPDTSQNSLGDMTWWPPRELTDFLLSPISQVSVEKAWSLDRSWRSNRTLMPHQVLRSLTQASHTSQACAEAVTAIRAGRIKEAANRLLMGCAEHQDAYDAQTYYDISKSLSAVIAGTQTMRGLGMKFDVATEQRLYALMGQEQYELRLTNGVAKTSCAVEILSAQSSCEPNAFDAVICLGMDSVSTSLVAKDRALDVLTQKLTGVKAIAPLAESRRSFYKMLASARQFVSLELTLHDEHANEAFACVVLKELLACYGGSSQNPVIPQITRGEETLSANLLVSGKVPHKIAALPSRPTGCIPETLKPFVLLPSRQGEEHIQIQKLSASQIESYLECPYKWFTQKRLGLDRIDAGFGGIEKGIFVHRVLELTHRQLLREALGQADNLSVDQTWDIATTSLPLSRVSSDTLTRATQILDEQFDILAEEQYATSQKKSRRAQRLVPHSASQHQQMQKLREDLHGLLSFEADKLLSFEPRFFELKFGMDGGESAQYAGIEFNGSIDRIDVNAKGEAVIIDYKHKSPAALKDYAVQSTVDEQREKDVVQLSSERLPRHVQAIIYAQVVRKYLKAHNLTSIGAMYMGTRHTYALLGAAPDSYIYRIFGVGDDKGVSKTMESCIVGENVETFNACLDAWEAQIAQAVERMLNGDIRACALDKEACTYCPVMNCLERKN; from the coding sequence ATGGCTTGTACGCTCGTTAGTACCACATCAGGCTCCATTGTAAATAAGCCGGTTAAAGAGGCATTGGTAGCAAGTATAGAGCGCTGTGGGCGAGCAGTGCTTTTAGTTGATACGCCTGATGCAAAACGAACGGCGCTTAAACTGCTTGCGTCTGATCCAATGCTCTCGTTGGGACTGTGCGTGGTGTCTCTTTCTGAATGGGCTAAAGAGCTTTGGAATCTTTTTGGCGATGGGCGCCAAGTCATTTCAAAGGAAGCTCGCTTGCTGCTTATCCATGAAGCACTGGATACTTTTGAAGCTCAAGAGCTAAAACCACTTGATGTGGGGACAGGCACGCTAAAAGCTATTGAAACAATAGCGCGGAACTACCTTCCGTGCGTCAACGCGTGCGATGATGCTCGGGGATTTACCGTTGGACAACAGCGCGTGCTTGCGGTCCTTGAGAGGTATCTAGACCTCGTGCACCAGCATGGAATGCTTGAGCAAAGCGAATCGTATGCTCTGCTTGTAGAAGCGCTTCCTAAGGCGTATTGCGCTTTGCAGAGTGTCGTTGTCAGCGGCGTAGAAAACCTGTCTCCTGCCGAAGAGGCTTTTTTGAGCGCGCTTGCTCAAACCATGGATGTGCATATAATTCTTTCAACGCCTGATAACTATGCCGGCGATGCAAACAGGGCGTATCTCAAACGGCTTTCCGATAAACTGAGAGCGGATCTTGTGTTTGTTGATGACGATTCTGAGAAACATGACGTTGAAATCGAGGCGCTTTTGCATACGATTTTCAGACCTCGTCAAAACGTGCAGAAACCTCAAGGAAAGGTAGTCTTACTTTCTCCGGCAGGGATTTTAGCCAAGTCAAACCTGATTGTTGAGCATGTCCAGAACCTCATAGCTCAAGGTGCTCAAAACATTGGAATATACGCGCCTTATCCGAATGAGGCTTGGGAAGAGCTGGCGCCGCGGCTTGCGGCGCGCGGTATCTTTGCAAAGGGTTGCGTGCGGCAGTCGGTGGTTGGCAGCCAAGCAGGGAGGGCGTTTTTGAGCCTGGTAAAAACTGTTTTACGGCTTCAGAGACTGTCAGAGTCATGGCCTGATACCTCCCAGAACTCGTTAGGAGATATGACATGGTGGCCGCCACGGGAACTAACTGATTTTTTGCTCTCTCCAATCTCTCAGGTTTCAGTCGAAAAGGCCTGGAGTCTGGATAGGTCATGGCGAAGCAATCGTACTCTCATGCCTCATCAAGTATTGCGTTCTCTTACACAAGCTTCTCACACGTCTCAAGCGTGCGCCGAAGCAGTTACGGCTATTCGCGCCGGTCGTATAAAAGAGGCGGCAAACCGTCTTTTGATGGGATGCGCCGAGCACCAAGATGCCTATGACGCCCAGACGTACTACGATATCTCGAAGTCCCTTTCTGCCGTGATAGCGGGGACTCAGACCATGCGCGGTCTCGGCATGAAGTTTGACGTCGCTACCGAGCAAAGATTGTACGCCCTCATGGGCCAAGAACAGTATGAACTGCGTCTTACGAATGGCGTAGCAAAAACTTCTTGCGCTGTTGAGATCCTTTCGGCTCAAAGTTCTTGTGAACCCAACGCTTTTGACGCCGTTATCTGTCTTGGAATGGATTCTGTGTCCACATCGCTTGTGGCAAAAGACAGAGCGCTCGATGTCCTTACGCAGAAACTTACGGGCGTAAAAGCGATCGCGCCGCTTGCTGAATCCCGCCGTTCTTTTTACAAAATGCTGGCAAGCGCTCGTCAGTTCGTCTCGCTTGAGCTGACGCTTCATGACGAGCATGCAAACGAAGCGTTTGCCTGTGTTGTATTGAAAGAACTACTGGCGTGCTATGGGGGATCCTCCCAAAATCCCGTTATTCCCCAGATAACAAGGGGAGAAGAAACGCTTTCCGCTAATCTTCTTGTAAGCGGAAAAGTTCCCCATAAAATCGCCGCTCTTCCATCGCGGCCCACGGGTTGTATCCCTGAAACGCTGAAACCGTTTGTACTACTCCCATCTCGACAGGGAGAAGAGCACATCCAAATCCAAAAGCTCTCCGCTTCGCAGATTGAGTCGTATCTTGAATGTCCATATAAATGGTTTACGCAAAAGCGCCTCGGACTTGACAGGATTGACGCCGGCTTTGGTGGGATTGAAAAAGGAATTTTTGTCCATCGCGTGCTTGAGTTGACGCATCGGCAGCTTCTTCGAGAAGCGCTGGGGCAGGCGGATAATCTCTCTGTCGATCAAACGTGGGATATCGCGACAACATCGCTTCCTCTATCGCGTGTTTCCTCAGATACGCTCACGCGGGCTACTCAGATTCTTGACGAGCAGTTTGATATTCTCGCCGAAGAACAGTACGCAACCTCGCAAAAGAAAAGCAGAAGAGCTCAAAGGCTGGTTCCCCATAGCGCTTCTCAACATCAGCAAATGCAAAAACTGCGTGAAGATCTCCATGGGCTTTTGTCATTTGAAGCTGATAAGCTCCTTTCGTTTGAACCGAGATTTTTTGAATTGAAGTTCGGCATGGATGGGGGAGAATCAGCCCAGTATGCAGGCATTGAGTTTAACGGCTCCATTGACCGTATCGATGTGAACGCCAAGGGCGAAGCCGTTATTATCGATTACAAACACAAATCCCCCGCCGCTCTTAAGGACTACGCGGTTCAAAGCACGGTCGATGAGCAGCGCGAGAAGGACGTTGTTCAGCTTTCTTCAGAGAGGCTGCCTCGCCATGTGCAGGCTATCATTTACGCGCAGGTCGTGCGCAAGTACTTGAAAGCTCACAACCTTACCTCAATCGGCGCCATGTATATGGGAACTCGTCACACCTATGCGCTGCTTGGCGCTGCTCCGGATTCGTATATCTACCGGATCTTCGGCGTGGGAGACGATAAAGGCGTGAGTAAAACTATGGAGTCTTGCATTGTCGGAGAAAACGTTGAAACGTTTAACGCATGCCTTGACGCGTGGGAGGCTCAAATCGCCCAGGCGGTCGAGCGCATGCTCAACGGCGATATTCGCGCTTGCGCGCTTGATAAAGAAGCCTGTACGTATTGCCCGGTTATGAATTGTCTGGAGAGGAAGAACTAA
- a CDS encoding HPr family phosphocarrier protein encodes MVSKQTTIINATGLHARPASVFVTEAKKFESNVTLKNVDKDSAPVNAKSIMMILAAGLGTGTKIEIACDGPDEQAALDALIALVDAGFGE; translated from the coding sequence ATGGTTTCAAAGCAGACTACCATCATCAATGCGACTGGCCTTCATGCCCGTCCGGCTTCTGTCTTCGTGACTGAGGCAAAGAAATTTGAGAGCAATGTTACCCTCAAAAACGTTGATAAGGATTCGGCTCCTGTTAACGCCAAGTCAATCATGATGATTCTTGCCGCAGGTCTCGGCACCGGCACCAAGATTGAGATTGCGTGCGATGGCCCCGATGAGCAGGCAGCTCTTGACGCGCTTATCGCTCTTGTAGACGCAGGCTTTGGCGAGTAA